A window from Candidatus Rickettsiella viridis encodes these proteins:
- the dnaN gene encoding DNA polymerase III subunit beta, translated as MQFTINRKALLKPLQLVTAVIERRQTVPILANVFLNLKDKALSLLGTDMEVELSGRIVLEEAGKEGKTTAPARKLVDICKSLPEESLLKFQQKGDKLILQCGRSRFNLATLPATDFPISEESFSINNKQLTFTLSQKRLRSLIEATNFAMAQQDVRYYLNGMLWELGQGSLRAVATDGHRLATSIKNLISHVMADSQQDDRSLSDNQFIIPRKAVYELSRLLSDDEENEVTILLNNNQLRVTMQDYTFTSKLIDGKFPGYDRVIPQSGDKTLTVDRDLLKSSLMRVGILSNDKHRSICLEMKAKELRIFANNLDQEDAEDVLEVDYSGEAITVAFNINYLIDVLNSLPTGLVRMTLTSTEASVRLESVEESTSIYVIMPMRL; from the coding sequence ATGCAGTTTACAATTAATCGTAAAGCCTTATTAAAACCATTACAACTTGTGACTGCGGTTATTGAACGTCGCCAGACAGTACCTATATTGGCTAATGTCTTCTTAAATTTAAAAGATAAGGCTTTATCTTTATTAGGAACAGATATGGAAGTAGAACTATCAGGACGAATCGTATTAGAAGAAGCCGGTAAAGAAGGTAAGACCACGGCACCAGCACGTAAACTGGTAGATATTTGTAAAAGTTTACCTGAAGAAAGTCTGTTAAAGTTTCAACAAAAAGGCGATAAACTTATTCTACAATGTGGTCGTAGTCGTTTCAATTTAGCGACATTGCCAGCAACTGATTTTCCTATTTCTGAAGAATCCTTTAGTATAAATAATAAACAACTCACCTTCACGCTATCTCAAAAGCGATTACGTTCTCTCATCGAAGCGACTAATTTTGCGATGGCACAACAGGATGTACGTTATTATCTAAACGGGATGTTGTGGGAATTAGGCCAGGGAAGCTTACGTGCAGTAGCAACAGATGGACATCGTTTGGCAACGAGTATTAAAAATTTAATTTCCCATGTTATGGCAGATTCGCAGCAGGATGATAGATCATTAAGTGATAATCAATTTATTATCCCACGAAAAGCGGTTTATGAGCTTTCGCGATTATTGAGTGATGATGAGGAAAATGAGGTCACTATTTTATTAAATAATAATCAATTACGCGTCACTATGCAGGATTATACCTTTACCTCTAAGCTTATTGATGGAAAATTTCCGGGTTATGATCGCGTTATTCCACAAAGCGGTGATAAAACGTTAACCGTTGATCGTGATTTACTGAAATCTTCTTTAATGCGAGTGGGTATTTTATCAAATGATAAGCATAGAAGTATCTGTTTAGAAATGAAAGCCAAAGAATTGCGTATATTTGCTAATAACCTTGATCAGGAAGATGCAGAAGATGTACTTGAAGTTGATTATTCGGGCGAAGCAATTACAGTCGCGTTTAATATTAACTATTTAATAGATGTATTAAATAGTTTGCCAACAGGATTGGTAAGAATGACCTTAACCTCAACAGAAGCAAGTGTAAGATTAGAATCTGTTGAGGAAAGCACAAGTATTTACGTTATTATGCCGATGCGTTTATAA
- a CDS encoding DMT family transporter → MNAWFVLIIAGLFEVGFTTCMKLSEGFTQISYTVGFIIFSCLSLFFLNKALVQIPLGTAYAVWTGIGAFGTALIGMLFFKDPISYLRVFFLMLLIGSILGLKFVR, encoded by the coding sequence ATGAATGCTTGGTTCGTTTTAATTATAGCGGGATTGTTTGAGGTGGGGTTTACAACCTGTATGAAGCTGTCAGAAGGATTTACACAAATATCTTATACCGTAGGGTTTATAATTTTTTCTTGTTTAAGTTTATTTTTTTTAAATAAAGCATTGGTTCAAATCCCATTAGGGACAGCTTATGCTGTCTGGACAGGGATTGGTGCTTTTGGTACCGCTTTAATCGGCATGCTCTTTTTTAAAGATCCTATCAGTTATTTAAGGGTATTTTTCCTAATGTTGTTGATTGGTTCAATTTTAGGATTAAAATTCGTGCGATAG
- the recF gene encoding DNA replication/repair protein RecF (All proteins in this family for which functions are known are DNA-binding proteins that assist the filamentation of RecA onto DNA for the initiation of recombination or recombinational repair.), with amino-acid sequence MQVSRLKINQFRNLIDLDLEFSPRFNFIYGPNGSGKSSLLEAIHFLSLGRSFRSALASRAIHYEASQFNLFSVVLGEAFTTTLGLKKTRQGKTKIKIGNNTESIGELAKLLPTQFVNPNSYHLLSGGPKARRQFIDWGVFHVEPHFFSVWQQFQQTLKQRNATLQRQMLADQIKVWNCKLIELSVEITRMREKYLQQLTPLITELISELVDLKELKIDFYQGWDKQFNLEDVLNRSFFRDSSQGYTQYGPQRADLLIKLRGNPVHEVLSRGEQKLLAYALQLAQGLLLKKITNKSCIYLFDDLFAELDAVKQGYLLALLNRLESQVFVTVIEGNLIKVLNNSVNRKTFQVENGEILEECLE; translated from the coding sequence ATGCAGGTATCTCGTCTAAAAATAAACCAGTTTCGGAATCTTATTGATCTAGATCTGGAGTTCTCCCCCCGGTTTAATTTTATTTATGGGCCTAATGGCAGTGGAAAATCTAGTTTATTAGAAGCTATCCATTTTTTAAGTTTAGGTCGTTCTTTCCGAAGCGCATTAGCAAGTCGCGCTATTCACTATGAGGCAAGTCAATTTAATCTATTTTCTGTCGTTTTAGGAGAAGCATTTACAACTACCCTAGGATTGAAAAAAACACGACAAGGAAAAACTAAAATTAAAATTGGTAATAATACCGAATCTATTGGTGAGCTAGCTAAATTACTTCCTACACAATTTGTTAACCCAAATAGCTATCATTTATTGAGTGGGGGGCCTAAAGCACGGCGTCAATTTATAGATTGGGGAGTGTTTCACGTGGAACCTCATTTTTTTTCAGTATGGCAACAATTCCAACAAACTTTAAAACAACGAAATGCAACATTGCAAAGACAAATGCTAGCGGATCAAATTAAGGTATGGAATTGTAAATTAATAGAGCTTTCTGTTGAAATAACGCGCATGCGAGAAAAATACTTACAACAATTAACGCCATTGATTACAGAGTTAATAAGCGAATTGGTTGATTTGAAAGAATTAAAGATCGATTTTTATCAGGGTTGGGATAAGCAATTTAATTTAGAAGATGTTTTAAATCGCTCTTTTTTTCGTGATTCGAGCCAAGGGTATACTCAGTATGGCCCACAGCGAGCAGATTTATTGATTAAATTACGTGGTAATCCGGTTCATGAGGTATTATCACGCGGAGAGCAAAAGTTATTAGCCTATGCGTTACAGTTAGCGCAAGGATTATTATTAAAAAAAATAACTAATAAATCATGTATTTATTTATTTGATGATTTGTTTGCAGAGCTTGATGCTGTTAAGCAAGGGTATCTTCTTGCATTGTTAAATAGATTAGAATCCCAGGTTTTTGTTACGGTAATCGAGGGAAATTTGATTAAGGTGTTAAATAACAGTGTAAATAGAAAAACATTTCAAGTAGAAAATGGCGAAATCCTAGAAGAATGTCTTGAATAA